Proteins from a genomic interval of Medicago truncatula cultivar Jemalong A17 chromosome 3, MtrunA17r5.0-ANR, whole genome shotgun sequence:
- the LOC25490157 gene encoding serine/threonine-protein kinase ATM isoform X1 has product MIFRRTLHYHVVQIEEAKLFRAQGQNEMAINLGMYISQNYQSNEEVSDVYRLIGKWLAEIRSSNSRTILEKHLKPAVSIAEDVKSTDKKAMEKKCHTHFHLAHYTDALFRSHEERLDSNGGRIKEQNVAKFISTLAG; this is encoded by the exons atgatttttagaaggACCCTTCATTATCATGTAGTACAG ATTGAAGAAGCAAAGCTTTTTCGTGCTCAAGGTCAAAATGAGATGGCTATCAACCTTGGAATGTACATATCACAAAATTATCAAAGTAATGAAGAGGTTTCAGATGTATATCGCTTGATTGGGAAGTGGCTGGCAGAGATCAGATCTAGCAA CTCAAGAACAATTTTGGAGAAGCATTTGAAACCTGCAGTCTCTATTGCTGAGGATGTGAAAAGTACAGATAAGAAGGCCATGGAAAAGAAATGTCATACCCATTTTCATCTTGCACACTATACTGATGCTCTATTTAGGAGTCATGAAGAAAGACTTGATTCTAATGGTGGAAGGATCAAAGAGCAAAATGTAGCTAAGTTTATATCAACACTAGCTggttga
- the LOC25490157 gene encoding serine/threonine-protein kinase ATM isoform X2, whose product MAINLGMYISQNYQSNEEVSDVYRLIGKWLAEIRSSNSRTILEKHLKPAVSIAEDVKSTDKKAMEKKCHTHFHLAHYTDALFRSHEERLDSNGGRIKEQNVAKFISTLAG is encoded by the exons ATGGCTATCAACCTTGGAATGTACATATCACAAAATTATCAAAGTAATGAAGAGGTTTCAGATGTATATCGCTTGATTGGGAAGTGGCTGGCAGAGATCAGATCTAGCAA CTCAAGAACAATTTTGGAGAAGCATTTGAAACCTGCAGTCTCTATTGCTGAGGATGTGAAAAGTACAGATAAGAAGGCCATGGAAAAGAAATGTCATACCCATTTTCATCTTGCACACTATACTGATGCTCTATTTAGGAGTCATGAAGAAAGACTTGATTCTAATGGTGGAAGGATCAAAGAGCAAAATGTAGCTAAGTTTATATCAACACTAGCTggttga